Proteins encoded in a region of the Plasmodium berghei ANKA genome assembly, chromosome: 1 genome:
- a CDS encoding SAC3 domain-containing protein, putative, with the protein MHVYMSNLVAGKMNDSNKDRKDDINKNIHYQNKNEAKPLYSNSSNSGVGNTQNSLINSHNFDECNYAQSNYQNKNYYYMNNDNKYYQNVNNNQNKGNYNNYMNTYENNSGNKVNNEQDNKEEQTKSEFPYFMNTNENYVELYINKVKEIYYFHVFYHYLKLGYPEKDAAIESKKYIFITLNRYFLLVKNAILSSPESIKQINNCVSSNLLYYQQQTNLQEFLLHQQASLQNGNLQKLNLYDQMNLNNLGNLSSIGISNINLPLANNENLSDLSKISNSENISGRNDVIGNIATSIRGGNVNSSNNNSRGNNFLDKNNAYGYDSNNSKENKSIYNNNYYNLKADKINNMIDSIEEMKKLNKNINDKKKNDYNFASEQMSNFQNNFSGSGSTSYINKNENMAGFGNNNDDKKKKISFSLNKSKNKIFQSFNNSYNDTNHRKKLSDAMSEVSDLSDENKGGSAGNNNTGGNMSVINNSGLYGFNSIQNANYSQHNTNIGINKGGLYNLKGNNNIDGKNKMNYDSFYGNINNYNYNANYNNNENRNNNFPAGNTIKYGIKGGEQENNYGLNNKGINKNLETNNNMHGTQYNNVFSMDYGTNNENITNDLRTGCLYNVNRIKNRGNEKDNFMYDNNKLNKNSDYKMCEENYNFEKSGNDYNSDKSEYDGGEMISNNDNLSGYGKSVSNNNNSKLNNLEFFQNSSEITNKSDSFKTYINTLNEHFREHCKNKEFFKSLKFFINKLFALKKKKLLKSTLWVNNILPTKEEVIALDMQFYLINKRSKRKIGNNIDMDIDLVGLNLNDKKLKLSLEEIEKREKRKERCFDIGKSKKKELGGGNPFYLDIYGETGSEEYRNLEILIEKYNYSSCYKNKNFVGECKNIQKFFFRLTSLPEKKNVRSFSVLKCTYAYILYKYNIDKNYKYVNEQFRSMRQDLNIQNIFHHDVINIYETNIRICIVNNDLFQFLQCINKLFELYQRLNIKKSKVEFLCYKLIYLTLQNMHQEFIIEYLTLSEEEKHNSNIQLCYYLNECIKNKMYLININMISPLNETENHEYIYYRVFVNNHILAYLPTLMSINENADLNVNIDSLSAFVNEHSDPSRLENIQNDVAMTDDNAIKMPYLTNYLIVLFLPKYRLLALINICKTSIKVNISTLTKLLNFENDHECLKFLNEVNTIINNNEVLSKPSLVNLLKSPLLKNKYINHIR; encoded by the exons atgcaCGTGTACATGAGTAATTTAGTGGCTGGAAAAATGAACGACTCAAATAAAGACAGAAAGGacgatataaataaaaatatacactatcaaaacaaaaatgaaGCAAAGCCTTTGTATAGTAATAGCTCCAATTCTGGAGTAGGAAATACACAAAATAGTTTAATAAACAGTCACAATTTTGATGAATGTAATTATGCCCAAAGCAActatcaaaataaaaactattattatatgaacaatgataataaatattaccaaaatgtaaataataatcaaaacaaaggaaattataataattatatgaatacatatgaaaataatagtggTAACAAAGTAAATAATGAACAGGATAATAAAGAAGAACAAACTAAAAGTGAATTtccatattttatgaacaCTAATGAAAACTACGTAgagttatatattaataaagtaaaggagatatattattttcatgttttttatcattatttaaaattaggATATCCTGAAAAAGACGCAGCTATTGaatctaaaaaatatatttttataacgttaaatagatattttttacttgtTAAAAATGCGATATTATCATCGCCTGAATctataaaacaaattaataattgtGTATCATCTAATTTGCTATATTATCAGCAGCAAACAAATCTACAAGAATTTTTATTGCATCAACAAGCAAGCTTACAAAATGGTAATTtgcaaaaattaaatttatacgatcaaatgaatttaaataatttgggCAATTTGAGCAGTATAGGCATAagtaatattaatttaccTTTAgctaataatgaaaatttatcaGATCTATCTAAGATAAGTAATAGCGAAAATATTTCTGGTCGAAATGATGTGATAGGGAATATAGCTACTTCTATTAGAGGTGGTAATGTCAATTCtagcaataataatagtcGTGGAAACAACTTCCTTGATAAAAACAATGCATATGGTTATGATTCCAATAATagtaaagaaaataaatccatttataataataattactATAATTTGAAGGCAgacaaaattaataatatgattGATTCAATTGAAgagatgaaaaaattaaataaaaatattaatgataaaaaaaaaaatgattacAATTTTGCATCAGAACAAATGAgtaattttcaaaataactTTTCAGGGAGTGGCAGTACTAgctatattaataaaaacgaGAATATGGCTGGTTTcggtaataataatgatgataaaaaaaaaaaaataagttttAGCTTAAATAAgtctaaaaataaaatatttcaatcatttaataattccTATAATGATACTAAtcatagaaaaaaattgagTGATGCAATGAGTGAAGTAAGTGACTTGagtgatgaaaataaaggTGGAAGTGCcggaaataataatactgGCGGTAATATGAGTGTGATTAATAATAGTGGCTTATATGGGTTCAATAGCATTCAAAATGCAAATTATAGCCAACATAATACTAATATCGGAATAAATAAAGGCGGATTATATAACCTGAAAGGGAATAATAACATagatggaaaaaataaaatgaattatgATAGTTTTTATgggaatataaataattataactACAATgcaaattataataataacgaaaacagaaataataatttccCAGCTGGGAATACGATAAAATATGGTATTAAAGGAGGAGAgcaagaaaataattatggtttgaataataaaggtataaataaaaatttagaaacaaataataatatgcatggtacccaatataataatgtattttCTATGGATTATGGAAcgaataatgaaaatattacaaatgATCTAAGAACTGGTTGCCTTTATAATGTGAATAGGATAAAAAATCGAGGAAATGAAAAGGACAATTTTATgtatgataataataaattaaataaaaatagtgattataaaatgtgtgaagaaaattataattttgaaaaatcgGGAAATGATTACAATTCAGATAAATCTGAATATGATGGCGGTGAAATGATAAGCAATAATGATAATCTGAGTGGATACGGAAAGTCAGTTagtaacaataataattcaaaattgAATAACTTGGAATTTTTCCAAAATTCTAGtgaaataacaaataaatcGGATAGCTTTAAGACTTATATAAACACTTTAAATGAGCATTTTAGAGAACACTGCAAAAATAAAGAGTTTTTTAAAAGcttaaaatttttcataaataaattatttgcattaaaaaagaaaaaattattaaaatcaaCTTTATGggtaaataatattttgccAACAAAAGAGGAAGTTATAGCATTGGACATGCAATTCTATctaattaataaaa gGTCGAAACGAAAAATTGGAAATAACATAGATATGGATATCGATTTAGTAGGATTGAATTTAAATGACAAGAAGCTGAAATTAAGCTTAGAAGAAATAGAAAAGAGAGAAAAACGAAAAGAAAGATGCTTTGATATTGGAAAAAGCAAGAAAAAGGAATTAGGAGGTGGCAATCCCTTTTATCTTGATATATATGGAGAAACGGGAAGTGAAGAATATCGAAATCTTGAAATtttaattgaaaaatataattattctaGTTGttataagaataaaaattttgttggagaatgtaaaaatattcaaaaattttttttccgaTTAACTTCCCTTCcggaaaagaaaaat GTACGAAGTTTCTCCGTTTTAAAGTGCAcctatgcatatattttatataaatacaatattgacaaaaattataaatatgtaaacGAGCAATTTAGATCTATGCGGCAAGATctaaatatacaaaatatttttcaccatgatgttataaatatttacgAAACGAATATTAGAATTTGCATTGTGAATAATGACTTGTTTCAATTTCTACAATGTATTAACAAATTGTTTGAATTGTATCAAAGGcttaacataaaaaaatcaaag GTTGAATTTCTGTGCTATAAGCTGATTTATCTAACTCTTCAAAATATGCACCAAGAATTTATTATCGAATATTTAACTCTGAGTGAAGAAGAGAAACATAATTCGAATATCCaattatgttattatttaaatgagtgtataaaaaacaaaatgtatttaattaatatcaATATGATATCACCCTTAAATGAAACAGAAAAtcatgaatatatatattatagaGTGTTTGTGAATAATCACATATTAGCATATTTGCCTACTTTAATGtcaataaatgaaaatgctgatttaaatgtaaatattgATTCGCTTTCTGCATTTGTTAATGAGCATAGTGATCCAAGTAGGCTTGAGAATATTCAGAATGATGTTGCTATGACAGATGATAATGCAATTAAAATGCCTTATTTGAcgaattatttaattgttttgtttttgcCAAAATATAGGCTTTTGGCccttataaatatatgcaa gACGAGCATAAAGGTAAATATATCAACTCTAACCAAATTgttaaattttgaaaatgatCACGAatgtttaaaatttttaaacgAAGTTAACacaattataaataataatgaagtATTAAGCAAACCATCGCTTGTTAATCTTTTGAAATCGCCATtgctaaaaaataaatatataaatcatataaGATAG
- a CDS encoding JmjC domain-containing protein, putative — MKENYVKSKMTDYNNFHNYCKLMNKKIGRISRDEVETAKQFEKLIKKYNIKKVKKVSLEKIKDKTCLLYNNEFYDNYYKKKEPIIIKNLKNKIGNCINTFDSNNIIDHIGDTKISIHISTSKYLNNVNKNFHYSLSTLKNFIQLIHKEDQKKKNFSVNYHGNKNHISLMFKDDTGEMCAIPQKINNLIKNYKSKSLATTSITTNIQEDNTNSPLDDSQKINNKCKHKICNNSSGNNTNYYYYYRSLGINQFKEASDIKKMNKFIKDNFFLPPEIYPSYEKFEFFSSVLRIGQPNIFIWLHYDIPDNFLIQIKGRKKILLIHPKYIKYFNILNSSSSYNIFDILLKKKNRNKKEQIIKKIIIKHAYVADLYEGEILHIPSLWMHYVYNMPHHTHLKKKYKYNHRYLYVTPSNKLFYRINKRRKIYNKKKNYIFLFYKNEKFINCSIKRQNKTPSFLRFLNGELKIKTKNMYLKKFKNKKRKNISLQYISNSLFSYNKKYDENNEVLIFPSLDQSFDKNELIKHYSHLENSEELLKQNFNIDNINFVTSNSSKIGNGQNSQATYNTDTKTIEQSNNYSTLSNNNKQIRDFKKTDHHTSKNTNLNISINYFFRKKKELHLFTKKDLYGNQDINTANQIFKKIENEIKPLMSMPSKYKNFYLQKIQGYLYSLLDTKYL, encoded by the coding sequence atgaagGAAAATTATGTCAAAAGCAAAATGActgattataataatttccataattattgtaaactaatgaataaaaaaatcgGTAGAATTAGCCGAGATGAAGTAGAAACAGCTAAacaatttgaaaaattgataaaaaaatataatataaaaaaagtaaaaaaggTTTCtctagaaaaaataaaagataaaacATGTCtactatataataatgaattcTATgacaattattataaaaaaaaagagccaattattattaaaaacctaaaaaataaaataggaAATTGTATAAACACTTTtgatagtaataatattattgacCACATAGGTGACACAAAAATAAGTATTCATATAAGCACCtctaaatatttaaacaatgtaaacaaaaatttCCATTACAGTTTATCAAccttaaaaaattttattcaatTAATTCATAAAGAagatcaaaaaaaaaaaaatttttcaGTTAATTAtcatggaaataaaaatcatataaGTCTAATGTTCAAAGATGATACAGGTGAAATGTGTGCTATCCCCCAAAAGATAAATAatcttataaaaaattataaaagcAAAAGTTTAGCTACTACTTCTATTACCACTAATATACAAGAAGATAATACAAATTCCCCTTTGGACGATTCTCAAaagataaataataaatgtaaacataaaatatgcaaTAATAGTAGTGGTAACAATACCAATTactactattattataggTCTCTAGGAATTAATCAATTTAAAGAGGCCTCTGATATTAAAAAGATgaataaatttatcaaagataatttttttttgccaCCTGAAATTTACCCATCTTATGAAAAATTcgaatttttttcttctgtTTTAAGAATAGGGCAAcccaatatttttatatggcTACATTATGATATAcctgataattttttaattcagataaaaggaagaaaaaaaattttattaatccatccaaaatacataaaatattttaacattttaaatTCGTCATCGTCTTACAACATATTTGATATactactaaaaaaaaaaaacagaaataaaaaagagcaaattattaaaaaaataatcataaaGCATGCTTATGTAGCAGATTTATATGAAGGAGAAATTCTACACATTCCTTCTTTATGGATGCATTATGTTTATAATATGCCCCACCATacacatttaaaaaaaaaatataaatataaccatcgatatttatatgttacCCCAAgtaacaaattattttatcgtattaataaaagaagaaaaatatataacaaaaaaaaaaattatatatttcttttttacaaaaatgaaaaatttataaattgcTCAATAAAAagacaaaataaaacacCGTCGTTCTTACGTTTCCTAAATGGcgaattaaaaattaaaacaaaaaatatgtatttaaaaaaatttaaaaataaaaagagaaaaaatatatctttgcaatatatttcaaattctttattttcatataacaaaaaatatgatgaaaataatgaggTGCTTATTTTTCCAAGCTTAGATCAAtcatttgataaaaatgaattaataaaacattataGTCATTTGGAAAATTCTGAAGAACTTTTAAAgcaaaattttaatattgataatataaacttTGTTACTAGTAATAGTAGCAAAATTGGAAATGGTCAAAATAGTCAAGCAACTTATAATACCGATACTAAAACCATCGAACAAAGCAACAACTATAGCACACTctcaaataataacaaacaAATTAGAGACTTCAAAAAAACTGACCATCATACTTCTAAAAATactaatttaaatattagtattaattatttttttagaaaaaaaaaagaattacatttatttacCAAAAAAGATCTATATGGAAACCAAGATATTAATACAGCTAATCAAATATTTAAGAAAATAGAAAACGAAATAAAGCCATTAATGTCAATGCCAtctaaatataaaaatttttatcttcAAAAAATACAAGGATATCTCTATTCGCTTCTTGACacgaaatatttataa